Proteins from a genomic interval of Diprion similis isolate iyDipSimi1 chromosome 10, iyDipSimi1.1, whole genome shotgun sequence:
- the LOC124410953 gene encoding uncharacterized protein LOC124410953, with the protein MYKGVIDSLHNKAGQANARIGKMVILPFPFSGSPQALQQSFMDAMAILQKYGKPDLFITMTCNPKWKEIVENLKPSQTATDRPDLIARVFHQEVKELKAELIVKVVFGKCSAYVYVVEFQKRGLPHVHTLFWLDEDSKIYDANDVDEIVSAEIPDKTRYPLLYDIVKQCMIHGPCGQQNVNSPCVDIKTNRCIKRFLKDYVSETNYHSKGYPVYRRRDDGNVIVFDVKKDGTRRTANNRDVVPYNAYLLLKFNSHINVKICSTVQCIKYLFKYCYKGHDCAIIELQNGQGDNNVIYNEVDEYISTRYVCPPEAMHRLYEYPMDEQSHAIYRLAVHVEDEQIVYFEEGHEKVAVDKNKESTLLAWFTLNTTDVEAQWVKRKKFVKPVLSRMYFVSPKEAERYYLRVWLLHGRGAQLFQDVRTCDGTIYPTYLEAAAARKLVADDEEWDKCLAEASTLKFPTEMCRLFAYICVFGMPINARQLFEKYKREFVDRNVYNKQSE; encoded by the exons ATGTATAAAGGAGTAATAGATTCTCTGCACAACAAAGCCGGACAGGCCAATGCAAGGATAGGGAAAATGGTTATATTACCGTTTCCGTTTAGCGGGAGTCCGCAAGCTTTGCAACAAAGTTTCATGGATGCAATGgcaatattgcaaaaatatgGCAAACCGGATTTATTCATAACCATGACCTGCAATCCTAAATGGAAGGAGAttgttgaaaatctgaaacctAGTCAAACTGCAACGGATCGACCAGACCTCATAGCGAGAGTATTTCATCAGGAAGTGAAGGAGTTGAAGGCAGAATTAATTGTCAAAGTGGTATTTGGAAAATGTTCTGCCTATGTTTATGttgttgaatttcaaaaacgagGCTTGCCACATGTTCATACATTGTTTTGGCTGGATGAGGATAGCAAAATTTATGATGCAAATGACGTTGATGAAATAGTCTCTGCGGAGATACCCGATAAGACAAGATATCCGTTACTATATGACATTGTCAAACAATGCATGATACACGGCCCATGTGGCCAACAAAACGTGAATTCACCCTGTGTGGatataaaaacaaatcgaTGTATTAAACGATTTCTTAAAGATTATGTGTCGGAAACAAATTATCATTCGAAAGGTTATCCTGTATATCGTAGACGAGATGACGGAAACGTTATTGTTTTCGATGTAAAGAAAGATGGGACACGTAGAACTGCTAACAATAGAGACGTTGTGCCGTATAATGCGTatttattgttgaaatttaataGTCACATTAACGTCAAGATATGTTCGACGGTGCAatgtattaaatatttatttaaatactgTTATAAAGGCCATGATTGTGCAATTATTGAACTACAGAACGGGCAAGGAGATAATAATGTGATATACAATGAGGTTGACGAATATATATCGACACGATATGTTTGTCCACCTGAGGCAATGCATCGTCTATATGAATATCCTATGGATGAACAGTCTCACGCTATATATAGATTGGCAGTTCATGTAGAAGATGAACAAATAGTATATTTCGAAGAGGGTCACGAAAAAGTAGCCGTAGATAAGAATAAGGAATCTACATTGCTCGCATGGTTTACTTTAAACACTACTGACGTTGAAGCAC agtgGGTGAAACGGAAAAAGTTTGTAAAACCTGTTTTGAGTAGAATGTATTTTGTGAGTCCTAAGGAAGCGGAGCGTTATTATTTGAGAGTTTGGTTATTACATGGTCGAGGAGCTCAATTGTTTCAAGATGTGCGCACATGTGATGGTACAATATATCCAACCTATTTGGAAGCGGCAGCTGCGCGTAAATTAGTTGCTGACGATGAAGAATGGGATAAATGTCTTGCTGAAGCGTCGACTCTCAAATTTCCGACCGAGATGTGTAGATTATTtgcatacatatgtgtatttgGTATGCCGATCAATGCTCGccaattattcgaaaaatacaAACGCGAGTTTGTTGACCGTAACGTATACAACAAACAAAGCGAATAA
- the LOC124410954 gene encoding uncharacterized protein LOC124410954, which yields MFVANRLGEIGELSKVTEWHWVPTGLNPADDATRPSDLPMRSDDRWLIGPKFLLESHNSWPKENTLKNTEKRAINELEARKEYIGAAFLKQPEMWMIPTRVRLLGWQRVMRPIMRVRQIFNIWRRYRRPPGESNTLSKPSALEHQQREKMILKRLKVMESPENVADAEKFWYREIQAACFWRELESLRKGDSPKGSKLFGLEPYIDNEGLLRARGRVTKLEKTKGVKSEFDVEEFENRPIILDADHYATKLLILEFHRRYKHANNETVLNELRQQFYIIGLRSRLRWLAKRCVTCRMRKAKPSNPPMADLPACRVAYQQRPFTHCGIDCFGPMTIKIGRRHEKRWGVLFTCMTTRAVHVELASTLNASSTIMAIQRLASRRGFPTDMYSDNGTNFVKADKELKEAIANIDKNKRRQFAARNRFNWHFNPPDAPHMGGAWERLVRSIKIGLRHALEGQVATEEVLHTILIEVEHMINSRPLTHVSVDPRDEEALTPNHFLIGCSSGHLRMPKYDKVVENPRKTFEIAQNLANGFWKRWLREYIPTLLPRTKWCTPAEPLKLNDIVLVVDFQSQRNEWKKGRVIELFPNKSDNVIRIVKIEIPTIVNTKGDLFDSSGDGEINTIEVDLNIVADSNDRTALGSLSLRAIDLPGNSFFSSPCRSPKTARRGRETKSGPIGGRAKERARENRRGRQWRVGLNQNKSPRQMALR from the exons ATGTTCGTCGCGAACAGATTAGGAGAGATCGGTGAGTTGTCAAAGGTCACGGAATGGCACTGGGTACCCACGGGCTTAAACCCGGCTGACGATGCGACGCGACCGTCTGACTTACCCATGCGTTCAGATGATCGGTGGTTGATTGGCCCCAAATTCTTGCTCGAAAGTCATAATTCGTGGCCGAAAGAAAACACCTTGAAAAATACTGAGAAGCGGGCAATAAATGAGTTAGAAGCTCGGAAAGAATATATCGGAGCGGCGTTTCTAAAACAACCTGAAATGTGGATGATCCCTACTAGAGTCAGATTGCTCGGGTGGCAAAGAGTGATGAGACCCATAATGCGCGTGAGACAAATATTTAACATTTGGCGTCGATATCGAAGGCCGCCCGGAGAGAGCAACACGCTCAGTAAACCTTCAGCGTTAGAACATCAACAGCGAGAGAAGATGATTTTAAAACGCCTAAAAGTAATGGAGTCGCCGGAAAACGTCGCTGACGCGGAAAAATTTTGGTACCGCGAGATTCAAGCTGCATGTTTTTGGAGAGAGTTAGAATCGTTACGAAAGGGCGATTCCCCTAAAGGTAGCAAACTATTTGGCTTAGAGCCGTACATCGATAATGAAGGTTTATTGCGGGCAAGAGGACGCGTCACAAAATTGGAGAAAACGAAGGGAGTAAAATCAGAGTTTGACGTCGAAGAATTTGAGAATCGACCGATAATATTAGATGCTGATCACTATGCCACCAAACTTCTAATTCTAGAGTTTCATCGCCGTTACAAACATGCTAACAATGAGACGGTGTTAAACGAGTTACGACAACAATTCTACATAATAGGGCTTAGATCGAGACTCAGATGGCTAGCGAAACGCTGCGTTACTTGTCGCATGCGTAAGGCTAAACCATCAAATCCGCCGATGGCCGATTTACCCGCGTGTCGCGTAGCCTACCAACAACGCCCGTTTACGCACTGCGGTATCGACTGCTTTGGGCCGATGACAATAAAAATTGGACGTCGGCACGAAAAACGTTGGGGCGTTCTCTTCACGTGCATGACAACGAGAGCAGTCCACGTAGAATTAGCAAGCACGTTGAATGCGAGTTCAACCATTATGGCGATCCAGAGACTAGCTAGTAGACGCGGTTTTCCGACCGATATGTACAGCGACAACGGTACGAACTTCGTAAAGGCCGATAAGGAATTAAAGGAAGCGATCGccaatattgataaaaataagcgACGACAATTCGCGGCAAGAAATCGCTTCAATTGGCATTTTAATCCTCCCGATGCCCCGCACATGGGGGGAGCTTGGGAGCGATTGGTTCGCTCAATAAAAATAGGTTTACGTCACGCGCTGGAAGGGCAGGTTGCGACGGAGGAAGTACTTCACACGATTTTGATTGAGGTTGAGCATATGATCAATTCGCGGCCGTTGACCCATGTGTCGGTAGACCCGCGAGACGAGGAGGCGCTCACGCCCAACCATTTTTTAATCGGTTGCTCATCTGGTCACTTACGGATGCCAAAGTACGACAAGGTGGTAGAAAATCCTCGGAAGACCTTCGAGATTGCTCAAAACTTGGCGAACGGCTTTTGGAAACGGTGGCTTCGCGAGTATATTCCGACACTTCTGCCTCGTACGAAGTGGTGTACTCCAGCTGAACCTTTAAAATTAAACGACATAGTTCTTGTTGTAGATTTCCAATCCCAACGGAACGAATGGAAAAAGGGCAGAGTAATTGAGCTTTTCCCAAATAAATCCGACAACGTCATTAGAATCGTGAAA ATTGAAATACCAACGATTGTAAACACGAAAGGCGACTTGTTTGATTCCTCGGGAGACGGCGAAATAAACACCATTGAGGTGGATTTGAATATTGTTGCCGATTCAAACGACCGCACTG CCTTAGGGAGTCTCTCCTTAAGGGCTATAGACCTCCcgggaaattcatttttctcaagtcCATGCAGGTCACCCAAAACGGCACGACGAGGTCGCGAGACCAAGTCGGGGCCGATAGGCGGGCGAGCGAAAgagcgagcgagagagaatAGGAGAGGGCGCCAGTGGCGCGTTGGCCTGAATCAGAATAAGTCCCCTAGACAAATGGCGCTGCGGTAG
- the LOC124410952 gene encoding MFS-type transporter clz9-like, with protein sequence MADAQCQTISVKVRARSCLKMARHYQRKTETKYKLVDLEKAVEAVKNKTLSLGKAAITYSVPKSTIHDYLKKKTIKTPKAGRKAIFSQEQEVELEDHILKCWKEWFYGFKKRHPNISLRKPESTSINSITAFNETEVKMFFNNLESLQIKYQFDANRIYNVDETGISNVQRNSRILAPKGQKQVGMITSGERGTTTTVVCAFSTSGNYIPQFFIFKRKRMNAQLLRGSNSDMIAAVSDSGWINENLFVDWLHHFISYAKPSVGKPILLVLDNHESHVSLGCYLLCRQNGIVLLSLPPHTSHRMQPLDLTYFGPLKTAYNRECDLYMASNVGQRITQYEVVELFTKAFNRISNIEKAASGFRSAGIWPLDTTKFDEQFLEATLPDTQSIPLSNIQTPATQAAQASKEKGPITPDAQMIKPINQTAQLDESIPLQEIVNVPQISQPETKQTSKKRHSIITSTPMKDGQEEYYCLICNEKYAQPITEDWIMCYKCRLWAHEKCTIGERTSKDFLCDFCAKCSQLPHSPLQTMTFDFRPHIDDVLLRQTPHTQTWI encoded by the exons ATGGCGGACGCACAG TGCCAAACAATAAGTGTTAAAGTAAGGGCGCGCTCGTGCTTGAAG atGGCAAGACATTACCaaagaaaaacagagactAAATATAAATTAGTGGACTTGGAAAAAGCCGTTGAGGCtgtcaaaaataaaacactttCATTAGGAAAGGCAGCTATTACTTATTCTGTACCAAAAAGCACTATACATGACTAtctcaagaaaaaaactataaagACTCCAAAAGCTGGAAGAAAGGCTATATTTTCTCAAGAACAAGAAGTAGAACTAGAGGACCATATTTTAAAATGCT GGAAGGAATGGTTTTATGGGTTCAAGAAAAGGCATCCTAATATTTCACTTCGTAAACCTGAGTCTACTTCTATTAACAGTATTACAGCTTTTAACGAAACGGaagtgaaaatgttttttaataaCTTGGAATCActgcaaataaaatatcagtttGATGCTAATCGCATATACAATGTTGATGAAACCGGCATTTCTAATGTGCAGAGAAATTCCAGAATACTAGCTCCAAAAGGCCAGAAGCAAGTCGGTATGATAACTAGTGGTGAAAGGGGAACTACAACAACAGTTGTTTGCGCATTCAGTACCTCAGGGAATTATATTCctcagtttttcatttttaagagGAAAAGAATGAATGCTCAATTGTTGCGTGGAAGCAATTCTGATATGATAGCAGCAGTTAGCGATTCGGGTTGGATAAACGAAAACCTATTTGTAGATTGGTTACATCATTTTATCTCGTATGCAAAACCATCTGTTGGAAAACCAATTTTACTTGTTTTGGATAACCACGAAAGCCACGTTAGCCTTGGTTGCTATTTGCTTTGTCGCCAGAATGGAATAGTACTGTTATCTCTTCCACCGCATACATCACATCGAATGCAACCTTTAGATTTAACATATTTTGGACCCCTCAAGACTGCATATAACCGCGAATGTGACTTATACATGGCTTCCAACGTAGGCCAAAGAATTACTCAGTACGAAGTCGTCGAACTTTTCACTAAAGCTTTCAATCGAATCAGCAATATTGAGAAAGCAGCAAGTGGATTCCGGTCAGCTGGTATTTGGCCATTAGATACGACAAAATTTGATGAACAGTTCTTAGAAGCGACATTACCTGATACTCAATCAATACCCTTgtcaaatattcaaacaccagcAACTCAGGCAGCACAAGCATCAAAGGAGAAAGGACCTATAACTCCTGATGCACAGATGATAAAGCCAATCAACCAAACAGCTCAGTTGGACGAATCAATTCCACTTCAGGAAATTGTTAATGTTCCCCAAATATCACAACccgaaacaaaacaaacttCTAAAAAGAGGCATTCCATAATAACCAGCACCCCCATGAAAGAT GGTCAAGAAGAGTATTACTGTCTGATTTGTAACGAAAAATATGCACAACCAATCACCGAAGATTGGATAATGTGTTACAAATGTAGATTATGGGCCCATGAGAAGTGCACGATTGGGGAAAGGACTTCAAAGGactttttatgtgatttttgtgCTAA GTGTTCGCAATTACCCCACTCTCCCCTACAAACGATGACATTCGACTTTCGTCCACATATCGACGATGTATTGCTGAGACAAACTCCCCATACTCAGACATGGATTTAA